One window of Drosophila willistoni isolate 14030-0811.24 unplaced genomic scaffold, UCI_dwil_1.1 Seg15.1, whole genome shotgun sequence genomic DNA carries:
- the LOC124460891 gene encoding uncharacterized protein LOC124460891 → MAPRPRSVQASKEERRCSRGTESFRCRVCRGIHPLKRCRRFLRLNVEKRMRAVLANKYCANCLAHQHSGGSCLSGDKCRICEEDHHTLLHFHEQPRRRTPSSVVRRVTPESSRRRVAPTPASDPKLTLTTLLQHRNPHLMPTAMVRIETEGKTFDVKALVDPCSAVSSMATSLATAFKLTAVNIGAEKAVAAVIRSPISEGWRLEAILKVVDGLCCRTPSAPVDPQIAKKFEGIVLADETFYRPSSVSLVLGADVITEVMLEGSLPGVGGRPIAMRTVFGWTLSGACH, encoded by the coding sequence ATGGCTCCGAGACCGCGTTCAGTACAGGCATCGAAAGAGGAGCGCAGATGTTCGCGAGGAACTGAGTCCTTCCGTTGCCGAGTCTGTCGCGGAATCCATCCTCTGAAGCGATGCCGTCGCTTCCTGCGGCTGAACGTGGAGAAGAGGATGAGGGCAGTGCTGGCGAATAAGTACTGCGCCAATTGCCTGGCCCACCAACATTCCGGAGGAAGCTGCTTAAGCGGTGATAAGTGCCGAATCTGTGAGGAGGATCACCACACGCTGCTTCACTTCCATGAACAGCCACGTCGACGCACTCCAAGCTCCGTCGTACGCCGAGTCACCCCCGAGTCCTCCAGACGAAGGGTCGCGCCAACGCCAGCCTCCGATCCGAAACTGACCTTGACCACACTGCTGCAGCACCGCAATCCGCATCTGATGCCCACGGCGATGGTGCGCATTGAGACGGAGGGAAAAACCTTCGACGTGAAGGCCCTGGTGGACCCTTGTTCTGCGGTATCGTCGATGGCGACGTCATTGGCCACGGCCTTCAAGTTGACAGCCGTCAATATAGGGGCAGAGAAAGCGGTGGCAGCAGTGATCCGGTCCCCAATCAGTGAAGGATGGCGATTGGAGGCGATCCTGAAGGTGGTCGATGGCTTGTGCTGCCGCACTCCAAGCGCTCCGGTGGACCCACAGATCGCCAAAAAGTTTGAGGGCATCGTCCTGGCGGATGAGACGTTCTACCGACCGTCGTCAGTGTCTCTGGTCCTGGGCGCGGATGTGATCACGGAGGTCATGCTAGAAGGGAGTCTACCTGGGGTTGGCGGGCGGCCGATTGCGATGCGCACAGTTTTTGGCTGGACCCTGTCCGGAGCGTGCCATTAA